The sequence below is a genomic window from Calditrichota bacterium.
AATATTGGCTTTATCTTTCAAACCTTTCGTCTGTTGGATTTTTTGAATGTTCGGGAGAATATTGAATTGGTTCTGAACCTGAGGGGTGTTCCTTCGGGATATTCCAGGGAAATTGCGCGTGAGGTTCTGGAAGAAGTGGAAATGCTGCACCGCGCTTCCTTTTACCCGGATGTTTTAAGCGGAGGGGAAAAACAGCGCGTGGCCGTAGCCAGGGCGTTCGCGAACGAGGCATCCCTCATTCTGGCCGATGAACCCACCGGAAGTCTGGACTCAAAAGCCGGGAAAGCGATTATTCGACTTTTGTGTGAAGCGGCTGAAAAGAAAGGCAAAACCGTACTCATTGCCAGCCACGACGACCGCATCGTCCCCTTTGCTCACCGTATCCTGGAAATGGAAGATGGAAAACTGAGGAACACCCATCAGAAACCCGGGTGGACTTAATCGCTGCGAGGCCCGGAGGCGTTCAGACCTTATTTTTGGCGGATTGTTGATGAAGAGGCATTTTATTCGCGTGAGTCGAACAATTGGAGGGTTTTGAAAAATGCGTGAAGCAATCTCAACACCGACGTTTTCTGTGACAGAACCCTATTTCAGCAGCAGGGCCTTTCCCCCGGCGGTATTCCGGGCGGTTTTGAGGCGATAAAAATACGTGCCGGTGGGTAACCGATCCGCTTCCCAGAAAAAGGTGTGCCAGCCGGCCGTCAGGGTGCGCCATTGGCGGTGAAGCACGCGAGCGCCGCATACAGTGTAGATGTCCAGTTGAATATCTGTTTGGAGGGGCAGGAAAAATCGAAATCGCGTAGTTGAATTGAAAGGATTGGGCACGTTCGGAAGCAGGACAAATGATCCGGGCCCGGAATGGGGGGCGCAAGCCACGCGTGAGGCAATCCCGTTGTACAGGTGGTCCAGACTGCGGGTGCTGGTGTAGGGGAGAAAATGGGCAGCGCGGGCCGCTTGTACGTAGCGTTGTACTAATGCCGGATCGGTCACATAGTCCACCGAAAGCACAGGCTTGTCGTGTGCCAGAAATTCCTGCAGGATGTTGAGTCGCTCGAAATCGGGTGCAAAGGGATTGTTCTCGTCGGCATCGCCTGGACAAAAAACGTCTTCCACGCCAATGCCGTCGATGGAATTCCAGTACACCTGGCGCAAGCGGTCTGAAATGTGCTCCGCATGAACAATCTCTTCGGCGTTCTGCGGGAAAACAAAAAACGGGGTGCTTATTTTTTCCTGAATATGCCGGCGGATGTCCGCCAGAAATTGAACCATGAGAGAGTCCGCCCGGGGCTCCTCGGGATTTTCCTCCTGCCAGTATGCGTAGGCATCCACAATGTCGCAGTAGATGCCGTCAAACCCCTGCGCCAGAAGTGTGTCCACGTAAGCGAAAACGATTTTCTGCCACCCGGGGTCCCAAAAGCGCACCTTGTAATTGCCCGGCCAGTCGGGATTTTCCGGTCCCAGCCAGGCGGGAGGGTGGATTGCCCAGTCCGGATTCCAGTAAAAACGGTAGTCTTCAGCTTCGCCGATGGAAAGGTAGGCCAGAACGATTTTGCCGCTGTTCCGGATCTGTCGAATCTGGCTGCGTGTGAAGGCGTTTTCCGGCGTGCCGTCTGCCGAGTAATCCATGACCATGAGATCGAATGTGGCATTAGCCGCAATCTCAGCGGGGTGAATGGCGTCCAGTTGATAGGCCCACGCGTGGATTGTTTTCAGTGATTGAGCCGGTGCCCGGGTGATAAAAGCCAGTGAAAAAACGGCCAGAATTAGGGTGCGAAGAAGAGATGACATGCTATTCCTCCGATTGGTGATGGATCTAACCCAAAAAATGTAGTATAAAAATGTGTCCGAATCAAGAAGGGATTCAACATAATTATTACGGGAATGATGTCGAACAACTTATCAGTTCGATTAAAATAAATGAAGAAGACTTTAGAAGGCTTGAAAAAGCCCTAACGACCACGGTTAGATTGTGAAAGCGGAACAAGCCACAATCTGAACCGTGATTAATTCAATAACACATAGGAAACGACAATGCGTTTAAAAACGAATGTTGGAAATCCCAACCCGTCCGTTCTCGTAACGGGAAGTTCTTCTGGAATAGGTTATGCCATAGCGACTCATTTAGCAAAAAATAATTTTACAGTTTTTGCTACGGTTCGTAAAAAGAATGATGTAGAAAAATTATCCAATCTGGGGTTATCAAATTTAATTCCAGTCTATCCTTTGCATTTGACAAATTTAGATCATGTAAAGGGAATTCATGAGTTTGTAAGCAAAAAGTTATCGGAACTGAAAATAAATGGACTCTATGCCATAATCAATGCCGCTGGTGGAGGCAGCATTGCGCCAATTGAATTATTAAACTTAGAGAAATTCCACGCTGAATTGAAAACCAGACTTCTCGGGCCCGTTGCTTTGTTACAATCATTCTTGCCTTCTATTCGCAAAGCAAAAGGAAGAATTCTTTGGATAGCCACTCCGGCATTGCTTCCGAGCCCTTATCTGACCGATATTCATGCATGTGATTTTGCCGTTAATTTTCTTTCCAGAACGCTTAAGATAGAACTAATGCCCTGGAACATACCAAGTATACTTATTCGTTGCGGTGGCATAAAAACAGAGTCTCCCTCAAAAACATATCAGGTTTTGGATGAGAATATAAAAAAATGGCCGAAAGAAATTTATGACCTGTATGCCGATTCTTTAAGAAGAGTAAGAGAAGAATTTGAAGAATTTGATAAAAAAAGAACTCATCCGGAAGAAGTGGCAAAAATAGTCTATAAAGCGCTTATCAGCAAAAGACCAAAAAGAAGGTACAGAGTTGGCTATATGTCCGGACTTGCCGCGTTTCTTGAATTGTTCCCTCAAACGATAGTGGATTACATTCTGGAAAAAAAGGGGCCAAAATGAAACAGGCCTCAAAATTTTTACTTGTGTTTTATTCCTTGAAGTACTATATTTTAAGCGTTAAAAAAATGTCTTCCCCTATTCATTTTAATAAAAGCAGGGAAAGATACCGTACAAACGAAAAGCGGCCGAAGAATTACTGGGAACCGGGACGAAAGAATCAGAAAAAATTAAAGCAAATGGACACCCTACGGACACCCAGATGGGTTTGGTGAAAAGGTGTGTTTCATAACCCATTGAAAATAAAGAGCGCCCCTGTAGCTCAGGTGGATAGAGCAGCGGTTTCCTAAACCGCGTGTCGGGTGTTCGAGTCACCCCAGGGGCACTAATTTGGGATTTTTTTAGCAAAACATCCCAATATTTCGAACAGTTACATTAAACTAAGAATATGCATCGCGTCACACTATTGGAATCGACAATGTCTATTCATTTGTGAAACGGAAACATTTTTCTTGCATAATGTCTTTTTTTTTCTTATATTACTGTTCGAAGTGGGTTCAAAAGACCCACTTTTTTATTGGATGGGATTTTCAAAATGAAAGATAGAATTACAGAAATTGTAACGCCGGAGATTGAGAAGGAGGGGGCAGAACTTGTTGACATTGTTCTGAAGGGAACAAAACGAAATCACATCCTCATTATTTATGTTGACAAAGTGGGGGGTGTGACCATTAGCGATTGTACCAAAATTTCCAGAAAGCTTTTGGAAAAAACGGAATTGGACGATCTTCTTGGAAATAATTACCGTCTTGAGGTGTCCTCTCCGGGTATTGATCGGCCATTGAAAACAAAAAGGGATTTTGAGCGTCACATAAACCGTATTTTGGATGTTCAATTTCAAGATGAAAAAGGACTGCACAAAATTACGGGTTATATGAAAAAGATAGAAGAAAACACCCTCACCATTTCAAACGAAAAGGGTGAACTGGAAATCCCGTTACATTCCATTTTAAAGGCAACACAACGTGTTAAATGGTAAAAAAGTTTGGAGGTTAAGTCGGTAATGAAGATAGAAATTGCCGAAGCCATTTCGGAGCTTACGAAAGAAAAGAAAATTGATCGGGAGCAGCTCGCCGAAATATTGGAAGGCATCATGCTGTCGATGATTAAGAAAAAATATGGAACAACGGATAATTTTGAGGTCTTTGTAAATATCGACAAGGGCGAAATAGAAATCTACCAGAACAAAACCATTGTTGAAACGGTTACAGACGAGACAACGGAAGTTGATTTGGAAACCGCTCAAAAGGTAGAACCGGATCTTGAAATTGGCGATGAATTTCTGGAGTTGGTTGATCCCAGAAAATTCGGGCGGCGGCTTATTGCATCGGCCAAACAGAATTTGAGCCAAAAGCTGCGCGATCTTGAAAAGGAGAGTATTTTTGAAGAATATCAAAATCGTTTAGGGGAAATTATTATTGGTGATATTCGACAAATCAACCGGGACGAAATTTATATCAATATTGACAAAACAGAGGTGGTTCTGCCAAAGGAAGAGCAGATTAAAAATGAGCGGTATCGGAGAGGAGAAAGCATTCGTGCGGTGGTTAAAGAGGTGCGGCGCTCCAACAAGGGGCCTGAAATTGTCGTATCCAGAAGGGATCCCAAATTTCTCGTGCGCCTGCTCGAACTGGAAGTTCCGGAAATCTACGATGGAATAATCGAAATCAAAGCCGTTGCGCGGGAGGCCGGAGAACGGGCAAAAATTGCGGTTCATTCAAATGATAAACGGATTGATGCGGTTGGAGCCTGTGTTGGAATGAAGGGGATTCGAATTCAGGAAATTGTAAAAGAATTAAATAATGAAAAAATTGACGTCATTAACTGGAGCTCCGATTCGCAACTGTTTATTTCTCGGGCACTGAGTCCTGCAAAAACATCCTATGTGATTATTGATGAAGAGGCCAAATCCGCCATTGCCATTATTCCTGATGAATATATTTCGCTGGCCATTGGCCGGGGCGGGGTAAACAGGCGCCTGGCCTCACAGCTCACGGGCTACGAAATTGAGACGATAAAAGAGAGCGATTATCAAAATATGATGAATCGGGCCAAAGAAGAATTGGACGTCAGTCAAATCGCTGGAATTGGTAAAGCCGTTTTGGAAAAACTAAAAGAAGCTGATTTAAACACGCCAGAGGATGTTTTGCGAGCCGGGACCGACAAACTTGTACAAATTCCGGGCATCGGTGAAAAAACGGCAGAGAAAATCATTGAATCTGTGAAAAACTATATCGAGAAATAATGGAAGTCGTTGAAGAAAAAACTGTTTCTGCAAAGAAAAAGAAAAAGCTGCGAGTCTTTCAGATCGCAAAAGAGTTTCATGTGTCTATTGAATCGATTCTGGACTTTTTGAAGACGCGAAAGTATCCGGTCAAAAACCAGATGAGTGTGATTACCGATGAGATGTTCATCGAACTGAACAAAAAATTCGGTAAGGAGAAGACACCTGTCCCTGCGTCGGAACCCGATTATCAGAAAAAACTTCGTGAAAAACAGCAACAGGAAGAACTCCGCAAGCAGTTTATCACAAAGGAAATTGAAGAATTGGTTACGGCAACACCCGGTCCGATCATCGTAGAAACCAAAGAAGAGAGACGGGCCAAGGCCGAAGAGAAAAAAAGAAGAAGCGAAGCTAAGGCCAGGGAAAGAAAGGTTGTTGATAAGAGTGAATCCGGGAAAAAGCGCCTGGAGGCCATTCTTTCCACGGAAGGACCCTCCATCGAGCCGCATTATCCTGAAGTAAGAGAGGAAATCCCTGCACAAAGAGAAGAAAGCAAACAAGAAACTGCTGCGGAAGCCAAAATCGAAGAAACAAAGAAAGCGCCTGTAAAATCAGAAGAGGGTGCGGCCGCACCTGCTCCGAAAACGGAAGAGCCAAAGGTTCGTGTTCATAAACTATCCAAAGAGGGGAAGAAAAAAGAAGAGGAAAAAGCAACACCTCCTCAGGCCGAAAAACCAAAGAAAAAGAAGAAACGCAAGGAACGTCTGAAAGAAGAGGCCGCCAAAAAGGCCAAGGAAAAGGGCAAAAAGAAGAAGAAAAAAGAGCCCAAACATAAAATTTCTGCTGAAGAAGTTGAAGCGGCTGTTAAGCGGACCATGGCGGCTATGGAGGAAAGGGGAGGCCGTCCGAAGCATAAAAAGAGGGTTCAGACGACAGAAGGCGCTGTGGAAGAAGAAGGCAATGTGATTCGCGTGAGTGAATTCATTTCGGTCGGTGAACTGGCCAAGGCCATGAATGTTGAACCCAATGAAGTGATTCGAACGCTCATGAACCTGGGGATGCTTGCATCTATTAATCAGCGCTTGGATATGGATACCATTATTACGGTTGCCGATGAATTTGGATTCGAGGTTGAACCCCAGGAAGAATACGGAACAGACATTATTGAGGAGTTGGATCAGGAAGATGAAGATGAGGCCAAATTGGTGCCCCGGCCTCCTATCGTAACCATTATGGGTCATGTGGATCACGGCAAAACGTCTCTGCTGGATTACATCCGCAAAAGCAAAATTGTGGCCGGCGAAGTGGGGGGGATTACACAGCATATTGGCGCCTATGTGGTTGAAGTGGACGGAAAAAAGGTGACCTTTTTGGACACTCCCGGTCACGAAGCCTTTACGGCCATGCGTGCACGCGGCGCACAGGCAACGGACGTCGTTATTTTGGTTGTGGCTGCTGATGACAGTGTTATGCCACAGACGATCGAAGCAATCAATCACTCGAAAGCGGCGGGCGTTCCCATTATTGTGGCCATTAATAAAATTGATAAACCCAACGCAAACGTCGAACT
It includes:
- a CDS encoding ABC transporter ATP-binding protein, with translation MNNQNQTAIEIVNLTKIYNGTVHAVRQVSITIKRGEMVLIRGPNGSGKTTLLSMIGCLTRPTEGTIKIMGKEITALSQSELTQFRLLNIGFIFQTFRLLDFLNVRENIELVLNLRGVPSGYSREIAREVLEEVEMLHRASFYPDVLSGGEKQRVAVARAFANEASLILADEPTGSLDSKAGKAIIRLLCEAAEKKGKTVLIASHDDRIVPFAHRILEMEDGKLRNTHQKPGWT
- a CDS encoding SDR family NAD(P)-dependent oxidoreductase, whose product is MRLKTNVGNPNPSVLVTGSSSGIGYAIATHLAKNNFTVFATVRKKNDVEKLSNLGLSNLIPVYPLHLTNLDHVKGIHEFVSKKLSELKINGLYAIINAAGGGSIAPIELLNLEKFHAELKTRLLGPVALLQSFLPSIRKAKGRILWIATPALLPSPYLTDIHACDFAVNFLSRTLKIELMPWNIPSILIRCGGIKTESPSKTYQVLDENIKKWPKEIYDLYADSLRRVREEFEEFDKKRTHPEEVAKIVYKALISKRPKRRYRVGYMSGLAAFLELFPQTIVDYILEKKGPK
- a CDS encoding ribosome maturation factor RimP — its product is MKDRITEIVTPEIEKEGAELVDIVLKGTKRNHILIIYVDKVGGVTISDCTKISRKLLEKTELDDLLGNNYRLEVSSPGIDRPLKTKRDFERHINRILDVQFQDEKGLHKITGYMKKIEENTLTISNEKGELEIPLHSILKATQRVKW
- the nusA gene encoding transcription termination factor NusA, which produces MKIEIAEAISELTKEKKIDREQLAEILEGIMLSMIKKKYGTTDNFEVFVNIDKGEIEIYQNKTIVETVTDETTEVDLETAQKVEPDLEIGDEFLELVDPRKFGRRLIASAKQNLSQKLRDLEKESIFEEYQNRLGEIIIGDIRQINRDEIYINIDKTEVVLPKEEQIKNERYRRGESIRAVVKEVRRSNKGPEIVVSRRDPKFLVRLLELEVPEIYDGIIEIKAVAREAGERAKIAVHSNDKRIDAVGACVGMKGIRIQEIVKELNNEKIDVINWSSDSQLFISRALSPAKTSYVIIDEEAKSAIAIIPDEYISLAIGRGGVNRRLASQLTGYEIETIKESDYQNMMNRAKEELDVSQIAGIGKAVLEKLKEADLNTPEDVLRAGTDKLVQIPGIGEKTAEKIIESVKNYIEK
- the infB gene encoding translation initiation factor IF-2 is translated as MEVVEEKTVSAKKKKKLRVFQIAKEFHVSIESILDFLKTRKYPVKNQMSVITDEMFIELNKKFGKEKTPVPASEPDYQKKLREKQQQEELRKQFITKEIEELVTATPGPIIVETKEERRAKAEEKKRRSEAKARERKVVDKSESGKKRLEAILSTEGPSIEPHYPEVREEIPAQREESKQETAAEAKIEETKKAPVKSEEGAAAPAPKTEEPKVRVHKLSKEGKKKEEEKATPPQAEKPKKKKKRKERLKEEAAKKAKEKGKKKKKKEPKHKISAEEVEAAVKRTMAAMEERGGRPKHKKRVQTTEGAVEEEGNVIRVSEFISVGELAKAMNVEPNEVIRTLMNLGMLASINQRLDMDTIITVADEFGFEVEPQEEYGTDIIEELDQEDEDEAKLVPRPPIVTIMGHVDHGKTSLLDYIRKSKIVAGEVGGITQHIGAYVVEVDGKKVTFLDTPGHEAFTAMRARGAQATDVVILVVAADDSVMPQTIEAINHSKAAGVPIIVAINKIDKPNANVELVKKQLADAGVLIEEWGGSFPSVEISAKTGQNIDQLLELVLLQAELLELKANPHRLAKGVVLESRLDKGKGPVATVLVQTGTLKIGDPIIAGLRSGKVRALYDERGKRIKSVGPSIPAQVIGFSDVPQAGDILYALRSDREAREISLKRQQLKREQDMRSRGHMSLDEFSKRVKQLKVKELKLIVKADVMGSAEALSDALMHLSNDEVTVHIIHKSVGAISETDVLLAAASEAIIIGFQVRPNPKAWEIARREGVDIKTYSIIYDAIEDVKLALEGLLEPEQKEEVVGDAEVRQIFRIPKVGTVAGCYVVSGKIKRNDRVRVIREGKVVYEGEIASLKRFKEDAREVAAGYECGIGIAGFNDIKEGDILETYQIVEIKKTLKSSNG